One Vicinamibacteria bacterium genomic window, GCTCTCACTTCGGGCGTGGCGTCGGCGTGTGCGCCCAGCATCATCATGGCGTCGAGTGCTACCCGTTCCGCGACTCGCCGAAGGGAACGGTGGCGGAGCTCAGTGTCGCGGGGAGATTCCCAGGTGTTCTCTACGATGTCGTCCAACAGCTCGGGAAACGTCAGGGCGTCGTTCTGCCGGTCCGCGAAGGCGACGAGACGAGCGGCACGGTCGGGCTGGAGCATCTGCTCCAGCACCATCGCCGAGAGGATGCGGGCAGCTTGCAGCTGGTCGAAAGCGTAATCAGAGGACAGATCCTCGAGGGAGCCGTAGGGGCTCGGGGTGAGAACTCGCAGGATTCGCTCGGGGATCAAAAGGCTCGAAGGCTGAATGACCTTCATGACGAGAGAAAGCAGTTCTCGCTGAAGCGCGGCGGGTACGATCTCGGTGGGTGGAATCGCCGAGAGATCGTCTCCTTTGAGGACCCGGTTGTGGTACATGCCGCCGATGAAGTCGAGGGCGTGCTCGATGGCCCATCGGTGGTGCAGATAGGTCATCCAAAGCCTCATGTCGCGCAGCTCTCCGATTGGCTCTCCAGCACGCAAGATTCCGGGGCCGAAATACTGGAGCATGACATCGCGGGCGGCCATCGTCTCCCGAAGGTAGTCGGTCGGTGACGAGAGGTCGTCGTACCAGCTCCAGCGCGGATCCGTCGACGGCGTGTAGAGAATACCCTCTGCCCGCATCTCATCGATGATGGCTTCGAGACTCGCTTCTTCTTCCTCGGGCTCGAGCTCGGTGTAGGCGTAGCGGGCCATGAATCGGTCGTAGGCCCCAACATCGGTATGGTAGGCCTCGCGGAGATCGAGGGAGCCATCGGCGCTCACGCGCACCCGCGGGGTGGGATATTCCATGACCGAGGCGCGATCGTTGATGCTCGAGTTCCAGTTGTGCCCGAAGCCGAGCGTGTGTCCGATCTCGTGAGCCGAGAGCACGGCTTGACGGGCCAACGTCATCTCCTCGAGAGTCGGCTGTCCCTGGGCTTGCGGCGCCAGAAAGTGCGCAACCGGAGGCATCCACAGAGCGCAGTTGTCGTCGCCGGTGTCCGTCATCTGGTACGCCTGCCAGTAGTGGCTTATGGTCCGGATACGGTGCGAGTCCATTCGGGTCGTGGCGCCAAGAATTTCACCGGTTCGCGGATCGGTGACGCCGCCTCCGCTCGAGAAACCGCGCTCGTCCCGGTTCACCCAGAGAATGAATGCGTAACGGACGTCCATCGGATCCAGCCCCGGGGGCGGGTCCCTCACCTCCACCGCGTTGGAGAAGCCCGCCGCCTCGAATGCGTGATTCCACCAGAGAACGCCTTCACGCATCGCGCTCCGGGTCGGTTCGGGAATGGCCGGGTCGAGGTAATAGACGATGGGCTTCACCGGATCGCTCGTGTCGGCCGAAGGGTTCTTCTTCTCCAACCGCCAGCGACGAATCCATCGGACGTCGGGATCGCGGTCGAAAGGTGCGGCGTAGTCCTTGAAGCTCAGGCTCGATACGCCGATGCGAGAATCGGCGTTTCTCGGTCGGTAGCCTGTAGGCGCTCGGAGGAACGAGTGGTGGACGCGCAGCGTGAGCGAGCGGCCATCGGGCGTGACGCCTCGCACCAGAGATCCCGGTTCGTCGGACTCGAAAGTCAGCGTTACTTCGATCTCGGTGTTGAGCGGGAAAGCCCGGGTTCGCTCCATGTAGAAGGCGCTGCGTTCTCGATCGAGGCGGAAGCTCCCCTGGTCGCGATCGCGAAGGAGACCCCGGATGTCCGTGGCATCTCTCATAAAGAGCGGCGTTCCGTCGACGACGACGCTCCCCATCTCCTCGGACTCTACCGGAAGCGCGGCGAGCACCGAGGTCGCGAACGACTCGCGCACGTTGCGCTCGAGATCGGGGGGGCCACCCAGGGCGCGGTACTCCAGGTTCTGCTGTACGACGTGGACGCGCGGCCCCGCTCGCTCGAAGCGTACGACCATTTGCTCGTTGATGCCCCGGTCGATGCCGAGCTCGACCGAGCCCAATCCATGAGCGGTCGAGACGTAGTAGAGAACGTCTTCACCGAGCTCGGGCAGCTCGAGGAGAATGCGGTCGGAAGCGGAGTCCCAGGTGAAGGAAATAAATCCCTCAACGCGCTCGAGCCCTTCCTGTCCTGCGGCGCTCGCCGCTGTCGGAATCCAGGCCGTCGAGAGGACGACACAGTTTGCGAGCATCAATAGCCTTCGCATGACTCTCTCCTTCATCGCTCGAAAGAACGAGGGCGCCGTTCATGAAAACGGGTTCGGTCCTGATACGTCTTTGCCAGAAGCAGCATTTCGCCTTCTCGGTAAAGCCGACCCGTGAGGCAGATCCCGGTGGGCGTGCCCCGCGAGTTGAAACCGTTGGGGACGGCCACCGATGGGTGTCCCGTAAGACTCGTGATGGGGTTGATGCTCGTCTCCGGATCGAGCGTCGGACGAGGGGCCACGATGACGTCCAGGTCCGACATCGCCCGGGCAACTTCCTGCATCAAGAGGTAGCGAGCCCGATTCGCCTGCAGGTACTCGACGGCGGGAACGAAGCGCGCCACGCGGAGCTCGGCCCGGTGACGTTGCCGCACGAGCCCCTCGTCGAGTCGCGTTCTTGCGAATTCATCGAAACCCGCGCCGCGCTCCACGTACTCGATGAAGAAATTGACGTCGCTCTTCGGCAGCGAGACCGGCCTCGGGTCGATTCCGAGCGAGCGCAGCTCGTTCAAAGTCGCCTCGTTGTTCGCTCGAATCTCCCCGTCCGGCTCGGCGTCGAACAGCTCTTTCGTGTAACCGACTCTGAGAGTCGAGGCGTCGGCGTTTGCGTTCCAGTGAACTGGCAGGTTCTCGACGACCGAGAGATCTCTACCGTCCGGCCCCGCGATCGCGTCGAGAACGAGCGCGCAGTCTTCGGCGGTTCGGCACATCGGTCCTACCCGGTCGAGGCTGAAGCCGGCGGCCATGACGCCATAGCGGCTGACGCGGCCGAACGTCGGTCTCAACCCGGCGATGCCGCAACGTACCGAGGGAGCGAGGATCGAGCCCCCGGTGTCGGTTCCGATGGCGAAGCCGACGAGACCGGCGGCGGTGGCGGCGCCGGATCCGGCGGAAGATCCGCTCGACCCCTCCTCCGGGTCCCATGGGCTCATCGTTCGACCACCGAACCAGCGGTCACCGAAGGCGAGCTCTCCCGTCGTGAGCTTGGCCACCAGCACGGCGCCCGCTTGCGACAGACGCTCGACGACGGCCGCGTCGACGTCGAGTACCTGGTCCCGGAAGGGCGCGGCACCCCAGGTCGTGGGATACCCGCGTGCCGAGATGATGTCTTTTGCGCCCCAAGGAATGCCATGGAGCGGTCCGAGATACCGTCCGGAGGCGAGCTCGGCATCGGCACGACGCG contains:
- a CDS encoding zinc-dependent metalloprotease; protein product: MRRLLMLANCVVLSTAWIPTAASAAGQEGLERVEGFISFTWDSASDRILLELPELGEDVLYYVSTAHGLGSVELGIDRGINEQMVVRFERAGPRVHVVQQNLEYRALGGPPDLERNVRESFATSVLAALPVESEEMGSVVVDGTPLFMRDATDIRGLLRDRDQGSFRLDRERSAFYMERTRAFPLNTEIEVTLTFESDEPGSLVRGVTPDGRSLTLRVHHSFLRAPTGYRPRNADSRIGVSSLSFKDYAAPFDRDPDVRWIRRWRLEKKNPSADTSDPVKPIVYYLDPAIPEPTRSAMREGVLWWNHAFEAAGFSNAVEVRDPPPGLDPMDVRYAFILWVNRDERGFSSGGGVTDPRTGEILGATTRMDSHRIRTISHYWQAYQMTDTGDDNCALWMPPVAHFLAPQAQGQPTLEEMTLARQAVLSAHEIGHTLGFGHNWNSSINDRASVMEYPTPRVRVSADGSLDLREAYHTDVGAYDRFMARYAYTELEPEEEEASLEAIIDEMRAEGILYTPSTDPRWSWYDDLSSPTDYLRETMAARDVMLQYFGPGILRAGEPIGELRDMRLWMTYLHHRWAIEHALDFIGGMYHNRVLKGDDLSAIPPTEIVPAALQRELLSLVMKVIQPSSLLIPERILRVLTPSPYGSLEDLSSDYAFDQLQAARILSAMVLEQMLQPDRAARLVAFADRQNDALTFPELLDDIVENTWESPRDTELRHRSLRRVAERVALDAMMMLGAHADATPEVRAVVLHRLERLGQAMSERHDDDPVTEAHLRLAERDIARYIEDPASMASRLAAPTWGSRPRSRYPLPPGPPLGSGFVP
- a CDS encoding amidase; this encodes MMKEADSNEATRRRFLAFFASTGLSTTLLPGVLWAKWKQQENEGITLGAVEEAAKLSGIDLTPDEQRAMLEGLNENLGRYEELREVRIDNSVPLPLHFDPRVAGEAPEAREREFSPTPPPRVERPGVLEDVAFWPVTHLSELVRTRQVSALELAEMYLSRLERHNERLNCLVTLTRDLAMSQARRADAELASGRYLGPLHGIPWGAKDIISARGYPTTWGAAPFRDQVLDVDAAVVERLSQAGAVLVAKLTTGELAFGDRWFGGRTMSPWDPEEGSSGSSAGSGAATAAGLVGFAIGTDTGGSILAPSVRCGIAGLRPTFGRVSRYGVMAAGFSLDRVGPMCRTAEDCALVLDAIAGPDGRDLSVVENLPVHWNANADASTLRVGYTKELFDAEPDGEIRANNEATLNELRSLGIDPRPVSLPKSDVNFFIEYVERGAGFDEFARTRLDEGLVRQRHRAELRVARFVPAVEYLQANRARYLLMQEVARAMSDLDVIVAPRPTLDPETSINPITSLTGHPSVAVPNGFNSRGTPTGICLTGRLYREGEMLLLAKTYQDRTRFHERRPRSFER